The region CAAGCTCCTGAAGGGAGCATGGTGATGACAGCGGTCTCCATGATGCTCCTGTGCGCGGCCGTCCTGGTCGCTTGGATCGGAGGCCGGCCATGACGGTCCAGACGCATATGGCGTGGCGGTACCGGAATCCCGCCGACCTGATCGGCCGGCGATGCATCGCGCTCACCGGCATGGATGTCACGTTGGACGGCCCATTGGATCTGATCCGGTTGAGTCCGGTCCACGCGGTCCTGAAATACCGGGGCATAGGACTGCACGTCATCGACTGCGACCTACGCCATCACACGAACAAAACCTCGGACGGCATCCGCGCCGTCGTCATCACGGAAAGCAAACCATGAAACACACCACATCGCATGCCAGGAAATGGCATAGGACCAGTCCATGCCCATACTGCGGCACGAGGAAACCCGGCATCGAACCCTACGCCCGGATCATCGGAGCCAAGATGCACTGCATCTGGATCGCCAAATGCCATGGATGTCCGAACGCCGTCTGGATCACCACCCCGGACGACAGCATCAAAACCGCGATCCGCGGATGGAACCGATACGCCAACGGCGGATGGCGCAAACACCAGGAGGAAACGAAATGAGAAAAACAACACGCATCACACTCAAGGACACAAAATGAGCAATCGAAGTTATTTGGTGCCAAGGCCGCCAGCGTTCGACCATGAGCATCCCAGACCGAAGGAGGAAGGCGAGGTGCTGTACTGCGGAAATTGCCAAAAATGGTACGTATCATGGTTTCCCCTCACCGAAGTCAAAACCATATGGGGCCGCCGCCCCGAATGGTGGATACGCATCTTCCACCGCAAACCATACGAGACGATCATCCAGCAAATACGAAGGGAAACGAAATGAAAGTGAAGAAAACCCTCACGGACATGATCATCAAATGGCATCAGGCCGGATACAGCCTCGATGAGATCGCCCCACTGATGCCACAAGTCCCCAAAGAGGAAATCAAAGCCATCATTCAACAACACCACGAATAACAAGAAACCCGACCTTCCGGCCGGGCTCCTGACACCACCAGAAGACTACCACGCCGGAGGGAATCGAACAAATGAACGAACAAACCAACGAATCCCAACCAACACCAAACCAGACACAACCAGCACAAACCAACCAAAACAAGCCAGCGCTCGCCGGCGTGTGCCTCGTCTGCGGCGGAGAATGCGCTGTCGGCGACACCATGTGCGCGAGATGCGATGGGCTGATGCGCGGCTGGCTGCGGGAATATCCATCATGGTTGGATTCGCTGCATGAGTTCCTGGACTCGACCGCGCACTACGGAGGCCGCCAGCCTGGACGCGTCAACCTTCCATCCGCGCCTACGCCAATCCGATTGCCGGTGCTCGACCACATGCAGGCCATCGAGGATGCCGCAATCGCACTCTGGCGCCGGTTGTACGCTCCGCCCGCCATGCCTTGGGCTACCTGTGACGTGCATCCGCCGCTGGTGGACATGCTGCGTGCCTGCGCCGGCAGTCCTCGACTGCGCCGCATGCCTGACATCGCCGACTTCTACCATGAGTGGGAGTCGATGGTTCGAAAGACGCTGGACATCATCGACGTGCCGCCTGCGAAACATGGCATCGGAAGATGCCCGAACCCGCTGTGCGGAGTCGAATTGACAGCGGCGGTCGGCGCGGTAAGCGTTGCATGTCCCGTGTGCGGCAACACTTACCTTGTGGCGGATGTGCGGTTGGGGTTCCTGAGGGAATGCGTTCGGTCGGGACGCGCGTTCACGGCGGGGGAGTGTGCGGAACTGCTGCGCGAATGCGGATTCCAGTGCAACGCGAACACGATTCGCTCATGGCGCAAGCGCGGCAGGCTCCAACCGGTTGGTGAAAACGTGAAGGGGCAGCCGTTGTACAGGCTTTCCGACGTGCATGGACAGGTCGTGCGACGCGACTCGATTTGACAAAATCGAAAGTGCAACGCACAATTGTCAGTGGATTAGAGGGTTCAAACCGAGGCGACTTGGTTTGAACCCTTTTCATATCCACCTTGGATTCTCCTAACTCCTTGGGCTACGTAACACCGTCCTGTCTGAGCGGCATATCGGACACGCTCCGCCCACTCACGTCAGAGTGGGCATACACCAACAGTGGCAGGCAAGCCAATCCCGCGACTCGCGATGCAGTGAAGCTCAAACCGCCTGTCCATGCCTTCGTAGGAATCAGTGGCAGATCGCACCGGTCGCAGATCTTCGGATCCTCTTCCTTGCGGCCGTATGTATGCGCGGGTTCGACTCCCGCCGAAGGCACCAACCAATCCGAAGCAAAGGAGCAACAATGAAAGACGTACTTCAAGAGATTGCTCACCAGCTCAAACGCATCGCGGACCAAGGCGAGCAAACCACCATGCAGCTCAACCGCGAAGACGCCCTCGCCGCATGGGGACTCCGCATCTACCAAGCCGATTACCTGCGCGCACTCCAACAACTCGGCATCGACATCACGGATTAAATGCGCAGACAACACAAGCCAGACCCAAGAAAAACCAACGGCTGGAAACGCGCACAACTCCGAGCAAGAGTCCTCGCAGCATACGATGTGTGCGCCATCTGCGGCAAACCAGTCGACAAGACACTGAAGACACCACACCCAATGAGCGCCGAAGTCGACGAAATCATCCCAGTCAGCCGAGGCGGCGACCCACTCGCATGGAACAACGTCCAACTCACACACCGATGCTGCAATCAACACAAAAGCAACCATTCAAACGAATGGGCGAAACGCGAAGCCGCGGGCAAACCAACCATCAAACAAAGCTCAATGCCATTCAAAACCATCGGCATCTGACCGGACACCCACGGCAGGTGACCCTACCGCCCCGGTGCTGCCTGCCCCGCCGCATAGGGCTGATTTCTCCCCGAGATTTCAAAACGTGACGATAGGGAAAACGTGACGGAGGTATGACGTTATGAAATGTCTTGAATGCGGCAGGGAATTCCGTCCATCCGGCCGCGGCAAGCCAAGCAAGTACTGTTCAGGCGCATGCAAGGCAAAAGCCTATCGACGCAGGAAGAAGAACAGCGAGATCGTTGCCGTCCCGAAACCGAAGCAGGCGAAAGAGAATGATCCGGCAAGGATCCCGGAGCTTGACCGACGCAGCTTCGAACGGATGATGGACGATTCCTTCGAGGACGTGCTCCGGCACAACCGCGACCGCCTGCGCGCGGCATTGGACGACATCTCGACTCCAGCAAACGCCTTGCCGGCCATCAGCAGACAGCTGATCGCGGTCAGCGAACGGTTGGAGAACATGCAGGGCGGTGGCGGACTGTTCGATGACGATGATGTGACGGAGGTTTCGGAGGATGTCGGAGCGTCGATTGTCTGAACTCGCCCAACGGCTCGTGAAGCCGGAAGGCATCACGTCGAGCGATTTCGCGATGATTGACAAGGCCGCGTGCAAGGCCGGCATACACTTCGACCTGTGGCAGAAGGGCTTCCTCTACCTTCTATTCGGTAAACGCGCGGATGGCAAGTACGCATGCGGCTCCGGTGGCGCGGTATTATCCAGCTGCCGCCAGATCGGCAAGACGTTCACCGTCGGCAACGCGATTTTCATTCTGTGCGCCGGACGGGCGAACACGCTGGTGATCTGGACGGCGCATCATACGCGTACCTCGGACGAGACGTTCGCTGACATGTGCGATATGACGCATAATCCGAAGCTCGCCAGATATGTGGAGAACGTTCGCCGTGCGAACGGCCAGCAGGAGATTCGATTCACGAATGGCAGCCGCATCATGTTCGGCGCCCGTGAGAACGGCTTCGGCCGCGGCCTGCACTCCGCTGACATCGAAGTGTTCGATGAGGCGCAGATCCTCACCGTGAAGGCTTTGGACAATCTGATTCCGATCGTGAACACGAGTCCGAATCCTCTGGTCGTGTTCATGGGCAATCCGCCGAAGCCGGGCGACCAGTCCGAGGCGTTCGGCGAGAAACGCGATCTTGCGCTCGGCGGCGACGCCGAGGGCATGCTGTACGTCGAACTGGCGGCCGACCGTGATGCGGATTCCGACGACCGTGAGGCGTGGGCGAAAGCCAATCCAAGCTATCCGAAGCGCACCAGCGAACAGGCGATCATGCGAATGCGCAACCTGCTCGCCGAAGATTCGTTCAGACGCGAGGCCTTGGGCATCTGGGACGAGCATGTGGCGGTTCGCGCTATTGATCCGAAACTGTGGAAGCAGTCCGAGACCATGCAGGTGCCGGATGGAGGCATTCCGAGTTTCGCCTTGGACATGCCGCCGGACCGCAGCACGCTGGTCATCGGCAATGCCTTGAAGCTGCACGACGGCACGGCCTTGATCCAGATGGCCGCCATCGAGGACGCGCACCGCAACGGCACCCAATGGGCGGTCGAATGGCTGCGTGAACGTTGGCCGGAGACCGCCGCCGTCGTGATCGACGCGCAGTCGCCGGCCATGAGCCTGCTGTCCGAACTGCAGAAGGCTCATGTCCGAGTGACCATCACCTCGATGGCCGAGATGGGACGCGCCTACGGACGATTCCAGGACATGCTCAACGACGGACAGCTGAAACACCTGCCGGACGACGCGCAGCCGCAATTGGCCGCCGCCGTGCGAGGCGCGATCACTCGCAACCTTGGTGCCTCGGGCGCGTTGGCGTGGAACAAGCTCGGAGCCGACGTGGACATCAGCCCATTGGTGGCCTGCACGCTGGCCCTGTACGGTGCGTTCACATCGAAACGTGTTCCAGGACGCAAACAGAGAGTTGGATGATATTTATGGTTGAATTCTCCGCATTGGGGCCGATCTCCGGCATCCCCGACAGCGACATGGACACCGTGCAGCGCCTGTACCGGGTATGGATCAGGAAATACGAGCGCAACGCGTTGAGGACGGAATATTACAACGCCCACGAACGTGTGAAGAACCTCGGCATCGCGGTGCCGGACAAGCTCGCCAGCCGGTTTCACGCATGCGTGGGCTGGCCGGCGAAGGCGGTGAAGACTCTCGCCGACCTGTCCGTCTTCGACGGATTCCACCTACCGGACGGCGAGGATACGCACGGTGTCGAGCAGATCATGGACGCCAACCGCTTCGACCTGATCGTCCCAGAGACCATCATCAACGCCTACACGCACTCATGCGCGTTCCTCACCGTCTTCCAAGACCCGGACGACGGCCGCCGCGTCCGTGTGATACCACGGCCGGCCACATGGTCAGCGGCCATCTGGGACTACATGCGCAACCGCATCAAAGCCGCGTTGACCATCACCGACATCGATGAATACGGCGACGTGACCGACATGAACATATGGCTCCCTAACATGGTCTACCGCTGTTTCAGGAACCACGGCGCATGGAAGGCCGTCGCATGCCCGAACGACTGGCCATATCCAACAGTGGTGCCGGTCTGCTACGACCCGCAGGCCGAACGCCCGTTCGGACGATCACGCATCACCAGACCACTCATGGCACTGACCGACGCGGCCATAAGAACCATGCTCCGCATGGAGGTTGGAGCCGAGTTCTACTCGGCTCCAAGCCTCTGGTTCCTCGGCCTCGACCCAGAAGCGTTCCAGGACAAATGGAGCTCGCTGGTCAGCAGCATCAACTCGGTCAGCCGCGACCAGAACGACGAGATACCAACACTCCAGCAAGTGCGGCAGATGACCATGCAGCCGCACTCCGACATGCTGCGCACCATCGCGCTGATGGTATCCAGCGAGACCAGCATCCCGGTCAACGATCTGGGCATCACCATGGACAATCCAGCCAGCGCCGAGGCGATGATGGCTGCCGAACGCAAGCTCTCGCGCGAAGCCGACCGCCAAAACCACCTGTTCTCGTATGCTCTCGAGGAAACCATACGCATGGTCGTATGCCTCCAGGAACACATACCGCCGTCCGACATGCCAGACACGCTGACCGGGATACGCTGCCAATGGCAGCCGACAAAGGAAATCAGCATCGGAGCCCGAGCCGACGCGTTCAGCAAGATCGCCGGAGTGTCCGAAGCGTTCGCCCGGTCCGAGACCGGCTGGCGGTACGCGGGCTTCGACCACGACGACATCGCGGACATCATGGACACGATCCGCTCGCAGGACGCGCGCGGCATCCTGGACAGGCTCGTCGGCGATGCCGGCAAAGCCCAGAAGCAGGACTCCGAAACGCAGCAGGCCGATGCCACGGAAACCAGGAACGCCGGCGAGTCTGCGGATGTGGGGGGGCTAACGGCATGAAAGCCAAGTTCGATGCGCTGGGCGTCGCGGTCCGCGCCGGAGTCGACCCGGCCAACGCGGCCTCGCTCATCGGTTTGGATGGCGTCAGATTCACCGGACTCCAGCCCGTCTCCCTCAAGAACCCAGACGACGAATGAAACACATGATCGGAGGCCACGATGTCCGGTGACGCGAACCGCACGCCCGACCGCAGCCAGATCGACAGCCTGTCCCAGGCCCAAGCGCGCTCGACGGCGTTGGCGAAGCGCGAGCTTGGCAACGTCTGGGCGGAAATAGCCGATTGGGAGCCAGCCAGACAACGTGACGCGCTGCTCGAACTGGTGCCGGCGATCATCGACAAATACGCCGACACATCCAGCGTCGCGGCCGCCGAATGGTATCAGCGCGTGCGCGACAAGTGGATCTCCGACGATTTCAAAGCACACACGCCGGTAAAGGCGAACGATGACATCAGCAAGCTGATCCGCGCGAACGCCGGCGTCCTGTTCGGCGACGACGCGGACCCGGGGCGGATGCTCCGCTTCCTCAACGCCGTCGTGGACAAGGGCGTGAAGCAGGGAGGACGCGACACTATCCGCTACAACGCGAAACGCGATCCGAAGAAACCACGCTACGCGCGAGTCCCGTCCGGCGCGAAGACGTGCGCGTTCTGCGCCATGCTCGCGTCCCGCGGCTGGGTGTACGAATCAGCCGAAACCGCCGGCGCGATGAACAAATACCATTCCGACTGCGACTGCGAGATCGTACCCAGCTGGGACAAGGACAAGCCGAACATCGAAGGCTACGACCCAGAAAAGCTCTATGAGGACTATGAGAAGGCTTACAAGGCCGCAGGCGACAATCCCACAATGGAAGACGTTCTCGCGGCAATGCGGAGCCAGCCGGGGAAGTACACGGATGGCAGGCTGGTGCCCGTGAAGGTTCCGAAGGATTGGAAGCAGCCGCACGCCCAGAACGAGGATCGTCTGCTTTCGATGAAGGGATTGGCGGATGCCACCGACGCGGAATGGTATCGGCGTCAGGAACGGGCCGGGGTCCCGCATTCGGTGGATACGCTTTACCCGCAGGAGATCGTGTTCCTCGAACGTTTCCAGAATCTCGGCAACCATGTCGAATGGATACCAAGAGACAAGGAAAACGCAACGGCGACAAACGACTTCCGTTGGATTGAAACGAACGAATTGTGCGAATTGAAATCCATGGCGAAAGCAGATTTCGGCAAGATCGCAGACCGCATCACCAAGGCCGTTCGAAGCGCCAAGGAGAATCACGATGTCGTCAAGGACTGTTTCGTCATAGACCTCGGCCAGACGAAGCGTAAGGACAAACTCGTGCACCAATTGGAGAAATACAACGACCGCGAATGGAAAATCCGCAGGCTTTTCATCTTCGACGGTGAAGGGTTCTCGGAAATCGAATTGAAATAAAACAACCGGGAGCACCCCTCCGCTCATTGCGTGTTATTTCAACGCCGCAGAGGACCCCCGGTCTTTCCACATTCTATCACGCTTTTGGTGGGTTGGCCCAGCGGCGACGGCAGGAGCCTGTAAATCTCCGACACCGACACATCGCGGGTTCGAGTCCCGCACCCACCACTCACAGCCCCGGAACGAGGCTTTTTCAATGCCCTGGAACAGGGCGGAAGGAACAGAAGCAATGACCGACGCAGCCACCATCGACAACGCCCAACAGCCGCAGGGGGAGGGTTCGGAGGACGCCCAGTCCACCGAACCGCAGAAGTCTGTGGATTGGAAGGCGAAGTACGAGAACGCCATCAAGCACTCCCGCGAATGGGAGTCCCGCGCGAAGGCCAACAAGGACGCCGCCGACGAACTCGACAGGCTCAAGGAAAGTCAATTGTCCGAAACGGAGAAGCTGACCCGCAGAGCCGAACGAGCCGAGAGGGAACTGTCCGCATTGAAGACAGCCAATCAGGTCAACGCCTGGAAGAACGCGGCGGCCGAACAGTACGAAGTGCCCGCGTCGCTGCTGTTCGGCGCGACCGAGGACGAGATCAACGCGAACGCGAAGGCTCTCTCCGAATGGAAGAACCCGGAACGTTCCGGCGCTTCCGCGCTCGGCGACCCGTCAGGCCTGCCCCAGAAACCACCGAAAAGCGCCGACGACTGGATACGTTCGATCGCCCGGCACAACAAATAAACACTAACGGAAGGAGAAGCCCATGGCTTCCATCGTCAATCAGATGATTGGCTCCACCGACCTCGGCGGCGGCCTCATCCCCACCGAATACTCCAATCAGATCATCCAGGACATCCCGAAGCAGAGCGTCATGCTCTCCCGCGCACGCCAGATCACGATGAGCACCCGCACCCGCACCCAGCCGGTGCTGGACAGCAAGCCCATCGCCTATTGGGTCGGCGGCGACACCGGTTTGAAGCAGACCACGAAGATGAGCTGGAGCGGCCTGAACATCACCGCGGAGGAACTCGCCGCGATCGTGCCGATCCCGGAAGCCGTCATCAACGACGCCGGCATCCCCATCTGGAACGAGG is a window of Bifidobacterium catenulatum DSM 16992 = JCM 1194 = LMG 11043 DNA encoding:
- a CDS encoding antitoxin, with the protein product MKVKKTLTDMIIKWHQAGYSLDEIAPLMPQVPKEEIKAIIQQHHE
- a CDS encoding HNH endonuclease, which encodes MRRQHKPDPRKTNGWKRAQLRARVLAAYDVCAICGKPVDKTLKTPHPMSAEVDEIIPVSRGGDPLAWNNVQLTHRCCNQHKSNHSNEWAKREAAGKPTIKQSSMPFKTIGI
- a CDS encoding phage portal protein; this encodes MVEFSALGPISGIPDSDMDTVQRLYRVWIRKYERNALRTEYYNAHERVKNLGIAVPDKLASRFHACVGWPAKAVKTLADLSVFDGFHLPDGEDTHGVEQIMDANRFDLIVPETIINAYTHSCAFLTVFQDPDDGRRVRVIPRPATWSAAIWDYMRNRIKAALTITDIDEYGDVTDMNIWLPNMVYRCFRNHGAWKAVACPNDWPYPTVVPVCYDPQAERPFGRSRITRPLMALTDAAIRTMLRMEVGAEFYSAPSLWFLGLDPEAFQDKWSSLVSSINSVSRDQNDEIPTLQQVRQMTMQPHSDMLRTIALMVSSETSIPVNDLGITMDNPASAEAMMAAERKLSREADRQNHLFSYALEETIRMVVCLQEHIPPSDMPDTLTGIRCQWQPTKEISIGARADAFSKIAGVSEAFARSETGWRYAGFDHDDIADIMDTIRSQDARGILDRLVGDAGKAQKQDSETQQADATETRNAGESADVGGLTA
- a CDS encoding VG15 protein; translated protein: MSGDANRTPDRSQIDSLSQAQARSTALAKRELGNVWAEIADWEPARQRDALLELVPAIIDKYADTSSVAAAEWYQRVRDKWISDDFKAHTPVKANDDISKLIRANAGVLFGDDADPGRMLRFLNAVVDKGVKQGGRDTIRYNAKRDPKKPRYARVPSGAKTCAFCAMLASRGWVYESAETAGAMNKYHSDCDCEIVPSWDKDKPNIEGYDPEKLYEDYEKAYKAAGDNPTMEDVLAAMRSQPGKYTDGRLVPVKVPKDWKQPHAQNEDRLLSMKGLADATDAEWYRRQERAGVPHSVDTLYPQEIVFLERFQNLGNHVEWIPRDKENATATNDFRWIETNELCELKSMAKADFGKIADRITKAVRSAKENHDVVKDCFVIDLGQTKRKDKLVHQLEKYNDREWKIRRLFIFDGEGFSEIELK